The following DNA comes from Streptomyces sp. Ag109_O5-10.
CCGGTGACACTGCTCCGCGAACCGGCCGTCGCCGCCGGTGAGCCGCGCGAGCAGGACATTCCGCTCGGATTCCGCCAGGACCGGGCCGACGACGGCGGGACCGGCGCCGCGCCCTTCGGCCGGCGGCTGCGCGACCTGCGACTGCGGAGCGGACTGTCCCAGAAGCAGCTGGCGCGGTCCAGCACGCTCAGCGTTCGAGCGATACGTGATCTGGAGAACGGGAGGGTACGGCAGCCCAGGGCGGACTCCCTGCGCCTGCTCGCCGAGGCTCTTGGGCTCAGCGCCCCGCAGCTGAACCGGCTGACGAACGGCCACTCGCCAGGCTGTCCGGCGTCAGCCGCCGAGCCGGCCGTGAGCGGCCCGTTCATCGGCCGGGAGCAGGAGCTGGCGGCGTTGACGACGATGCTCGGCGCCGATCACCACCGCCTGATCACGATCACCGGGATCGAGGGCGTCGGCAAGACCCGGCTCGCACGGGAGGTGACGCACGCACTGGAAGCGGCCGAGCACGCGACGGTCCTCTGGCTGCCCCTCGACGACGACCGGCTCCGGAGCGGAAGGGCACCGGTGGGGGCCCCGGACCAGCCCACGTGGTGGCGTGAGGTCGTGCACCGCGGGCCCGACAGCCGGCGGCGCCTCGCCGAGACGATCGGGGATGCGGACAGCATCCTCGTCCTCGACGGTGCCCGGCCGGAGGACGAGCTGACGGACCTCACAGCCCATCTCCTGGCCGTCTGCCCCCGGCTGCGCATCCTCGTCACGACGAGAAACCCCGGCGGCATGCCCCTCGACACCCTCTTCCCGCTCGCGCCGCTCCCGGTGCCCTCGCCGGACATCGAGCCGGAGGACCTGGACGCGGTCGCGTCGGTGGCCCTGCTGCTCGCGCAGACGAAGCGCATCCGGCCGGCCTTCCGTCCCGACCCGCACGTCCTCGCGGACGTCGCCCGGATCTGCCACGCGCTCGACGGCCTTCCCGCCGCTCTCGAATCCGTCGCCCACTGGAGCCTGATCTACTCCCTGCGGCAGCTCGCCCGGCAACTTGCCGTCGAGCCGCTCACCGTGGCACGGCGGCCCCTGGGCGGCCCCCAGCGGCCGGACGCCTACGCGTCGGTCCACCACACCGTCGCCACGCTGAGCAGCCGCCAACGCGACCTGCTGTCGATCATGTCCCAGAAGCCGTCCCGCGAGTCCGACGGCTACTGGTCGGTGGCGGAGGTGGCGGACCAGATGGGCCTGCCGGCCGCGGAGTGCGCCGACGACGTCTACCACCTCGTCATCCTCGGCATCCTGCGCCGCGTCGACCGTCACGACGTGGCGATGTTCAAGGTGCTCAACATCGTCGGCATCGTCGGGCAGCACGCGACCGCAGGGCGGAACGGCATCGCGGGACAGCACACCGCCGCATGAACTCGGAACCACCAGAAAGGAATTGACCATTGCGCCTCTGCACTCTTCGCACTGAGACCGGTGAGGACGTCGGCGTGTCGGTACCCGGCGGAATCGCCGTACTGAGCCTCGTCAACGCGACCGAGGGAACCAGCTACGGCCCCACCCTGCTCGACATCATCCAGAAGGACGAGGCCGCGGCGCTCGCGGCCACGGTCGCCGCCCTGTCCGACCCCGGCGGGCACGGCCTGCGGGGCGAGCCGGTGTTCGGGCCGCTGTACCGGTGCCCCCCGAAGCTGTGGGGCGTGGGCCTGAACTACCGGCGGCACGCCGACGACCTGGGCGTACTGCAGCCGACCGACGCCCCCGGCTCCTACCTGCGGCCCTCCTCCACGGTGATCGGCTACGGTGACGACATCCTGCTTCCCGCGCAGTCGCAGCGCGTCACCGCCGAGGCCGAGCTCGGCGTGGTCATCGGCACCACCTGCCGCGACGTCTCGGCCGCGGACGCACCGTCCGTCATCTTCGGCTACACCAGCATCCTGGACATGACCGCCGAGGACGCGATCAGGGTCAACCCCCGCCACATTCCGTGGGCGAAGGCTTTCGACACCTTCTGCAGCCTCGGCCCCTGGGTCGTCACCCCCGACGAGATCCCCGACCTGTCCGCCGTGCGGATCTCCACCGTCGTCAATGGGCGGCCGATCGCGTCCAACCAGGTGTCCGCGATGAAGTACGACCCCTACTGGCAGGTCGGCTACTTCTCCGGCGGCATGGTCCTCGAAGCCGGTTCCGTGATCGCCACGGGTACCCCCGGCGCCGGCGTGATCGAGGACGGGGACACGGTGGAGGCCCTTGTCGAGGGCGTCGGTGCCCTCCGCAACACCGTCAGGCTCAAAGCCGCCTAGCAGTACCCGCACCGCCCGTCCTGGGTGGGCAGCTCGGCGCCGCGACGGGGTCACGGCGCCGAGCACGTTCGTCCGACGGTCAGGTCAGGACGGCGGGGTCGGACGTGATCTCCAACCTGACCGTCTCCCGCGCGACGGCCAAGGTGCGGAGCACGGTCGCTCGGTCCGGACCGTGCACCGAGGCGCTGACCGGAATGCACATGTTGTGGTTGGTGGTCGGCACATGGTCACCGGGCTCGAACTCCACGAGCACATCGGCGACGCCGGGCAGCGCGCGCAGCTCGTCCAGCCCGTGCATGGCCACCAGGGTGCCGGGCGGGCCGTCGTTGCGAATGACGACGGAGCCGAGCACGGCCCGGAACCCGTGGTCCCCGTCGATCATCTTCGGACGGCGGCCGAGGAAGCACTCCACGGCATCGTGGAACGGTCGCAGATCGGAGTGTCTCGTCCACATCGGTACCGCGGGGCCGCCCGAGAACCGGGCCGCGAGTTCGATCAGGTGGACGTCGTCCCCGTCGTCACTGCATTTGACCTCGATGTGGCCGGGTCCGTAATGGATGCCGAACGCGTCGAGCACGCGCTTGCAAAACCGCTCCACCCGTTCGTAGTCGGGATGCGAACCGTCGATCTGGACGATGTCCCAGAGGGGAAAGTCGTAGTCGCGGTCGTCGGGCCGTCGGTATTCCCAGACGTCGATCAGCCGGTGTTCACCGTCGGCGCTGCAGAAATTCACCGCGTACTCGCGCCCGCGTATGTATTGCTCCACCAGCCATTCGGTGACCGGTCGGTCGTGCCGGTCAACCGCCAGATCCTTGGTCGCCGCGTCCAGATCCGCCGCGTCACCGATGACCGTGACGCCGTAGGAGCCCGAGCCCATCGTCTGTTTCACGATGACGGGAAAGCCGATGTCCCGGGCGGCCTCCGCCACCGCGTCGAGGGAGTCGACCAGCCGGAACTCCGGAACGCGGACCCCTGTCTGTACGGCCCTGGTCCGCATCGCCGCTTTGTTGCGCCGGGCCCAGCCCAGAGCGGGGTCGTTCCCTGGCAGGCCGAGCCGCGCCGCGATCTCGTCGGCCAGGTGGAGGGTCGACCCCCGGGACGGGACGACAGCCCGCAGGTCGAACCCGGCCGCACGGACCTGCCGGACGGCGTCGTCCACCCCGTCGGCCTGGAGCGACATCTCGCCGGCGGGGTCGGCCGGCAGGTCCGCGGCCGTGGACGACGGGCTCGTGGACAGCGAGACCACGTCGAAACCCAGCTCGCGGACGGCGGCCTTGTACGCGTGTCCGTTCCGGCTGTCCGCGGGGTCCACCAGCAGGACCACCGGGTTGTTCGATTCCACCGAAGCTCCTCTCCGTAGCGACGACGGGTGACGACTAGCGCGCGGCCATGGCGTTGGCGGCCGCCAGCACCATGGCCTCCGCGGGGTGCACCCGGTCGATGTCGGCGACCGCGGCCATCAGCTCGAAGACGTCGACGTTCGCGGTCTTCGCGCACCTGCTGATCAGCGGGAAGAAGCTGGAGTGCGTGCGCGTGACGCCGCCGACGAGCTGGTATGTGCGATCGTCGTGCAGTCGCTCCAACGGGCGGACGACGGACTCGCTCAACTCCGCGAGAGCCCGGAAGTCGTACGTGTCGCGACAGCCCTGGGCATGCAGGGCCGCCGCGAACGTCTCTGTCACGGTGTTGCCGGCCCCGCGGCCGATGCCGTCGAGCGTGGTGTCGACGAACCGTGCGCCGCTCGACGTCGCCGCGAGCGCGTTGGCGTTGGCCAGGCTCAGGTTGTCGTGCCCGTGGAAGCCGAGCGGAACGGTCACCGACTGGCCGACCTTCTCGAACAGCTCGGTGACGTCCGACGGCAGGTAACCACCCACCGAGTCGACGAGGTACACGACATCGGCACCGTACTCCGTGCACTGACGGACCGCGTCCGTGACACCGTCGGCTTCGAGGACGTTCGTCTTCATGAGGTTGGCGAACGCCGTGATGCCGAGGTCCTTGGCGAGGGTGAGGAAGGCCTCGGCCGGCGCGACGGAAGAGATGTCCACGCCGACCCGGACGAACTGCATGCCGGCGGCCACGGCTTGCCTCAGGTGATCCAGCTCGGCGATTCCCGGGATGCAGAACATCCCCCAACTCGCGCTCGTCAGCGTCTCGGACGCGATCCCGAAGCACCGTGCGTCGGAGACCAGCATGGGATGAGCCGTGCGCTCGGCGGCGTTGAGGCCCAGTCCGTGACCCAGCTCGACGTACCGGACACCTGCTCCTTCAAGACCGCTCAGAACGCTCCTGATCGTGCTTTCGGTGAACTTGAAGTCCACGGCATAACTACCGTCACGGAGTGTGCAGTCCAGGATTTCGACTGCGGATGGCCGCCCGTCCTCGGCAACCATCGGCGATGTCTCTGACATTGAACACCTCAAGCAGAGAAGTATGGGGAAAACGGTGTTTCGACACTAGCCGAGAAGTGCCCGTCCGCCAGCGGCAGAAGCCCGGCAGAAAAGAGCGGATCGACGGGCGTAAATGCCCCCCGAAGCAACCCGGAATGACAGCGGAAAAGAAAGAGCTGGACGTCGCGTTGTCAGCGCGCGCCCTCCGCTCGCAGATCGCGGACGAACGTGTCGAAGCGGGAGCGGAAGGAGCCGAAGCGTGCCTTGTTGAGATCCGGGTCACGCGCTGCGGAGCCGTCGACCTCGATCTCGGAGAACCACCATCGCCCGTCGGCACGGAGGAAGTCGACGCAGAGGTAGGGCAGCCCGATGTCACGGGCCACCGCCCGCGCCGGGGCGAGCAGCGCATCGGGGATGGCGTTCCACGCCGCCGAGCCGCCCTGGGCGGTGTTGCCCGCGAGCGCGTCGCCGCGCAGTTCGCGCGTCAGCACGCGGTGCGGCTCACCGTCGAGGCAGTACACGCGGTAGTCGACCACGTCGCGCCCCAGCCACGGCTGTATCAGGACCGTCAGCTCGGTGGCGGCCGCCCAGGTGAGCACGGCGTCCAGTTCCCCGACGGTGGAGGCGACGAACACGCCGTTCCCGCCTCCCCAGCTGGCGGGTTTGACCACCACCGGAAGACCGATGTCGCTCGCGCGCATCGCGGCGGTGCACCAGTCGAGGTGGTCCCGGTCGTATCCGCGGGTGCACAGGCGCACCGACGGCAGCCGCTGCACCACACTGCCGAACCGCTGTAGCGCGGTGAGCTGCTTCTCGTTGTTGACCAGGCTGAGCCCGACGGGGACCGTGGTGAAGAAGCCGGCCGCTGACAGGGCGGCGTAGGTCGTCAAGTGCCGCCAGTAGTCGAACCGGTCGACCGGCCACGTGACCAGCTTCGTGTGGAAGACGGTCGCGTCCGGTGCGACGAGCGCGCCGCGCACGCGGACCGAGGCACAGTCCTTCGTGGTGCCCACGACGACGTCGTCGACGCTGATCCGGGTCAGCCGCATCCCGACCGCGCGCGCGGCGTCGTCGTAGCCCGTGTTGATCGCGGCGTCATAGGGATTCGGTGACTTGCTCTCGCGCTCCGAGCGGATCCAGAACATGGTGATCGCGTCGCTGTCGTGCGCTGTCGTCATGCTCCGACTCCGGCTGCCGAGGGCGAAACCGCGTCGCGCGCGGCACGGAACCGACGGAACGCCTCGCGGTAGGCGACGAGTTGGACTTCCAGGGCGTCGGCGTCGGCGTCGGGCGCGAAACCCGTGCAGTCCACGTGCGACAGCCAGAACCGATCGGCGTCCTGGACGAAGCCGATCCGGACGTAGGCGAGTCCGAGCGCGGTCGCGACCGTCCGCGCGGGGCCGGACAGCCGCTCGGCGAGCGCCCCTTCCAGACCGGCCGGCTCGCCGTCGACGCACACCACGGTGTGTTCGACGACGTGTTCGCCGAGCCATGGCTGCACGAGGACGGTCACCTCGGACGCACCCGCCAACTGCAGGAGGGTGGTCAGCCTGCGTTCGTTCTCCGCGACGAACGGCCGGTCGCCGGGCCGGCGGACCGCCGGGCGCACCGCCACCGGGAACTCCAGCCCCCAGTCGGAGAGGCGCAGCCGGTCGCGATGGACCTCGATCTCGCGGGTACACAGCCGCACCGACGGCAGGGTGCGCACCTCGCCGAGATCGAAACTCAGGAGCGGCACGATCGTGTCTGTCCAGGTGATCGAGTGAACGGCGGGCACGGTGACCATGAACCCGGCGGCTTCGAGGATCCCGATGGTGCTCAACAGCCGCCAGGCGTCCGCCGCCTGCGTGGACCCGCCGAGCGAGCCGGTGTGGAAGAAGGTGTCGCGCGGGTCCACGCGGTCGCCCCGCACCCGCACGACGGCCGTCTGCCCCGTCTGGGTCAGGACCAGGTCGTCGACCGTGGCCGTGCGCAGGGCGACACCGAGGCTCGCGGCCGCCGCGGTCAGGTCCGCCACGCGCGCGTGGTCGGCCGTCGCGACCGAGATGTGGTCGCGTTCCGAGCGCAGCCAGACGAGGCCGGGGGGAGAGGGAGTGGGCATGGATCTCGCTCCTGGATCGGGGGCGCGCGGCGAAGGGGCTGACGGGCCGGCGCCCGAAATCGTTCGTGCGGGCGGAGGTGCCGAAAGGACTCAGTCGTCCAGTACGGCCAGCGCCCGCGCGGGCGCGCCGTCTCCACCGCTGACGTTGAGCACACCGACGAAGAGCGTGCTCCATCGGTCCGCGATCTCGCGCAGTACGAGGTTCTCCACGATCAGCATGCCGGCGCCCAGCAGCGTGCGGTGCACGTCGTAGGGGAAGTTCGCCGGACGCATGCTCATCGGCAGGTCCGGGCTGATGGTGTCCATGCCGATGAGGCGAAGCCCCGTGTCCACGGCCCAGCGGGCCGCGTCGACCGCGAGGTAGGGGTGGCTGTCCACATAGGCCGGCTCGCCGTAGCGGTCGTCCCAGCCGGTGCGGATCAGCAGCGCGTCACCGGGTTCGAGGTCGACGGCGGACTTCAGGTCGGCCGCCGTGATCGGCACGGGATCGTCCCGCAGCACCTCGATGCAGTACGCCCGGCCGACCAGCGTCGACACCGGCACCTGGTCGAGCGTGGCGCCGTCCTCGACGAAGTGCGACGGGGCGTCCACGTGGGTGCCGATGTGGGTCGGTATGTTCAGGCGCATGACCCGCATCCGGTCGTCCGCCCAGGTGCTGGTGGGCGTGAATTCGGGTGCCTGGATCGTGCGCGCGTGCGGCATACCCGTTTCCAGCGGGCGGGAGAGATCAACTGTACGTGGCATGAGGTGCCCACTCCTTCGCTTCGGCTTAGTTGGCTCGTCCGTCTTCCTGCACCCCGTAGATTCGGCGCAGCCTGCGGTGGGAGGTGGTCTCCTGGAACGGCCGGCGGCCGTGCAGCATGCGCCGGTTGTCCCACAGCAGGCCGACGCCGCGTTCGAGGAGCACGGCTTCCGCGTTCACCGCCGCGGCAGCGGAGACCTGGTCGAATGCGTCCATGGCCGCCAGAAGCTCCGGCGGAACCGGCGTACCTTCGGCGGCAAAGGCCTGCTCGATGTACATGCGGACGTAACGCAGTTCGTAGCCGTTGTCCGTGCGCGTCAGCACCGGCTGCCGTTTGATCTTGACTCCGGCCATCTGGTCCTTCACGTCGAACGGTACGGGTCGGCTCAGTTCGGCGACGTGGGCCGGGTCGATCCGGTCGAGCTCCCGAACCAGGTTCTCGACGTCCATCAGCAGCGTCTCCCCGCCCGTCGCCGCGGACAGGCCGAACAGGAAGGCGACGTCGGGCAGTTGCGGCAGCAGGGTGCCGTCGGTGTGATAGTTGCCCGTCTTGTTCGAGTTCGAGTAGTGGCTGGTGGCCGCGGCCGCGGCCTTGACCTCGACGGGATAGATGAGTTCGCCGGAGCTGTACTGCGGAACCGGGCGGAAAAGCAGCGTGAAGAAATTCCAGTAGACGGTGCTGATGTCCTGGTCGCTGAGTCCCTCCG
Coding sequences within:
- a CDS encoding helix-turn-helix domain-containing protein, producing METPSVPGVGRIAAWPSERETPVTLLREPAVAAGEPREQDIPLGFRQDRADDGGTGAAPFGRRLRDLRLRSGLSQKQLARSSTLSVRAIRDLENGRVRQPRADSLRLLAEALGLSAPQLNRLTNGHSPGCPASAAEPAVSGPFIGREQELAALTTMLGADHHRLITITGIEGVGKTRLAREVTHALEAAEHATVLWLPLDDDRLRSGRAPVGAPDQPTWWREVVHRGPDSRRRLAETIGDADSILVLDGARPEDELTDLTAHLLAVCPRLRILVTTRNPGGMPLDTLFPLAPLPVPSPDIEPEDLDAVASVALLLAQTKRIRPAFRPDPHVLADVARICHALDGLPAALESVAHWSLIYSLRQLARQLAVEPLTVARRPLGGPQRPDAYASVHHTVATLSSRQRDLLSIMSQKPSRESDGYWSVAEVADQMGLPAAECADDVYHLVILGILRRVDRHDVAMFKVLNIVGIVGQHATAGRNGIAGQHTAA
- a CDS encoding fumarylacetoacetate hydrolase family protein, translated to MSVPGGIAVLSLVNATEGTSYGPTLLDIIQKDEAAALAATVAALSDPGGHGLRGEPVFGPLYRCPPKLWGVGLNYRRHADDLGVLQPTDAPGSYLRPSSTVIGYGDDILLPAQSQRVTAEAELGVVIGTTCRDVSAADAPSVIFGYTSILDMTAEDAIRVNPRHIPWAKAFDTFCSLGPWVVTPDEIPDLSAVRISTVVNGRPIASNQVSAMKYDPYWQVGYFSGGMVLEAGSVIATGTPGAGVIEDGDTVEALVEGVGALRNTVRLKAA
- a CDS encoding ATP-grasp domain-containing protein, encoding MESNNPVVLLVDPADSRNGHAYKAAVRELGFDVVSLSTSPSSTAADLPADPAGEMSLQADGVDDAVRQVRAAGFDLRAVVPSRGSTLHLADEIAARLGLPGNDPALGWARRNKAAMRTRAVQTGVRVPEFRLVDSLDAVAEAARDIGFPVIVKQTMGSGSYGVTVIGDAADLDAATKDLAVDRHDRPVTEWLVEQYIRGREYAVNFCSADGEHRLIDVWEYRRPDDRDYDFPLWDIVQIDGSHPDYERVERFCKRVLDAFGIHYGPGHIEVKCSDDGDDVHLIELAARFSGGPAVPMWTRHSDLRPFHDAVECFLGRRPKMIDGDHGFRAVLGSVVIRNDGPPGTLVAMHGLDELRALPGVADVLVEFEPGDHVPTTNHNMCIPVSASVHGPDRATVLRTLAVARETVRLEITSDPAVLT
- a CDS encoding RimK family alpha-L-glutamate ligase; translation: MTTAHDSDAITMFWIRSERESKSPNPYDAAINTGYDDAARAVGMRLTRISVDDVVVGTTKDCASVRVRGALVAPDATVFHTKLVTWPVDRFDYWRHLTTYAALSAAGFFTTVPVGLSLVNNEKQLTALQRFGSVVQRLPSVRLCTRGYDRDHLDWCTAAMRASDIGLPVVVKPASWGGGNGVFVASTVGELDAVLTWAAATELTVLIQPWLGRDVVDYRVYCLDGEPHRVLTRELRGDALAGNTAQGGSAAWNAIPDALLAPARAVARDIGLPYLCVDFLRADGRWWFSEIEVDGSAARDPDLNKARFGSFRSRFDTFVRDLRAEGAR
- a CDS encoding cyclase family protein, which codes for MPRTVDLSRPLETGMPHARTIQAPEFTPTSTWADDRMRVMRLNIPTHIGTHVDAPSHFVEDGATLDQVPVSTLVGRAYCIEVLRDDPVPITAADLKSAVDLEPGDALLIRTGWDDRYGEPAYVDSHPYLAVDAARWAVDTGLRLIGMDTISPDLPMSMRPANFPYDVHRTLLGAGMLIVENLVLREIADRWSTLFVGVLNVSGGDGAPARALAVLDD
- a CDS encoding TauD/TfdA family dioxygenase produces the protein MATEFTIPEFKISSSAVSALLTREIDAETPLDKWPTETFPTADTEIQALRGDIVSAIRKDAGGAVVRVAPEGLSDQDISTVYWNFFTLLFRPVPQYSSGELIYPVEVKAAAAATSHYSNSNKTGNYHTDGTLLPQLPDVAFLFGLSAATGGETLLMDVENLVRELDRIDPAHVAELSRPVPFDVKDQMAGVKIKRQPVLTRTDNGYELRYVRMYIEQAFAAEGTPVPPELLAAMDAFDQVSAAAAVNAEAVLLERGVGLLWDNRRMLHGRRPFQETTSHRRLRRIYGVQEDGRAN